One window of Bos indicus isolate NIAB-ARS_2022 breed Sahiwal x Tharparkar chromosome 18, NIAB-ARS_B.indTharparkar_mat_pri_1.0, whole genome shotgun sequence genomic DNA carries:
- the LOC109571750 gene encoding zinc finger protein 233-like isoform X2 — protein MRMMAPNPGSPKGLLYELYCLRAREAGDSHEADTWAWTYVSRLLSPLPLCLPRTLDFPQNGWQSMTKFQEAVLQGGDCDLHQGGAGTAGLGPEETYPDMMLENFWNLVSMGYQPFTLDIILHLGREEQLWVMEPETRDECSGHRNQNEFKK, from the exons ATGAGAATGATGGCCCCGAACCCCGGGAGCCCCAAGGGACTCTTGTATGAGCTCTACTGCTTAAGGGCCAGAGAGGCTGGTGATTCACACGAAGCAGACACTTGGGCTTGGACCTATGTCTCAAggcttctttctcctttgccacTATGTCTTCCCAGGACTCTTGACTTCCCCCAGAATGGGTGGCAGAGCATGACCAAGTTCCAG GAGGCAGTCCTTCAAGGAGGTGACTGTGACCTTCACCAAGGAGGAGCTGGGACTGCTGGACTTGGCCCAGAGGAAACTTACCCTGACATGATGCTGGAGAACTTCTGGAACCTGGTCTCCATGG GATATCAACCCTTCACGTTAGATATAATACTCCATTTGGGGAGAGAAGAGCAGCTTTGGGTGATGGAGCCAGAAACCCGAGATGAGTGTTCAG GACACAGGAATCAAAATGAATTCAAGAAATAG